Proteins co-encoded in one Bradyrhizobium sp. 170 genomic window:
- a CDS encoding LuxR C-terminal-related transcriptional regulator, translated as MLDVSADQETFTRCIRLVIADRQPIVLQGLKSVFAGQRDFEVVASCSTGTSCLEAIRNLAPDVALLADTLADLTVSEISAIAKAENLSTRLVFFTESESNDDLTAAIAAGACRAISKYSNPDTMLRSLRLMTGRISASPEQSRSPNGKKVDGAKIEKMLGALTHRERQIVRLVCDGLSNKEIARQLNVSRGTVKVHLHNIFQKLEISNRTVLATIASLQRSAAFGALALAPLAFAILSDAKASDTNDTDDDSTAYKDIEHCVFEIWKKAILRHIIVVDPGETVALTQRGSPIKVSQVTHAAARLEELQAAEQAAVLSNFGRGYGPIGSGTPYLFVSPLLQAINKSQTGSPAAPQQFPPLEFASNLTKGHGGYGTFIMTAAGVWAYTFDNSNAAMQALGPGETLINTFQVATMDGTTQVATITIHGASDVDANDVDDLASGQVVQDSHPPLAFGTLGHDSVTGEGNAGQICVGARDDTPNGTGVVDVIYGGSGNDTIEGNGGDDTIHGGSGSDNSTQFDTIIDFTSGTDKINLAALGALAFLQLTSTSTSVPPHTLAWIYNPTSNETIIYVNPTDRSLNIGDPGLLEIHLQGVVSVAVSDFVYEPEAAAVAAALEGIDPALLVATANDGTVLTTGSAHASIEAEASESTLGTAGAWTMPADDGLRFHFGRDRIGSIVSTRLTSFSDDSAYATVESNECTVTVPLHVSSIELAHNQAIVLPEENLTFKKEPVYANTGVVTTGHGNSEHPSHSASASAKGAAEPVETGDAPGNSAGHGNAQHASNSAAAKAANELTEPGVTPGHGHSHPSHSASAGAKGAGEPVEIGDAPGNSAGHGKSQHASNSAAAKAANELTEPGVTPGHSNSEHTSHSTSASAVGAAEPIETGDTPGNSAAHGKSQHASNSAAAKASAANELTESGVTPGHGHSHPSHSTSASAVEAAEPVETGDAPGNSAGHGNAQHASNSAAAKASAANELTEPGVTPGHGHLHPSHSASASAMAAAEPVETGDAPGNSAGHGKSQQASHSATPNVLAAAQPVEFASLTDGAGHEPAFHFKNQGAPSTPIEAVELEQLNDWPVGPAGDLAAILQVGPAAMEEHAASHVNNGQHHAIGHLPHELLI; from the coding sequence GTGTTAGATGTGTCCGCGGACCAGGAGACATTCACGCGCTGCATCCGACTGGTGATCGCAGATCGACAACCGATTGTTCTCCAGGGGTTGAAGTCGGTCTTCGCAGGACAGCGCGACTTCGAGGTTGTTGCGTCGTGTAGCACCGGAACAAGCTGCCTCGAAGCAATTCGGAATTTGGCACCAGACGTCGCGCTTCTTGCTGATACGTTGGCTGACCTGACGGTATCCGAGATCTCCGCCATTGCGAAAGCTGAGAATCTTTCCACACGGCTGGTGTTCTTTACCGAATCCGAAAGCAACGACGATCTCACCGCGGCAATCGCGGCCGGCGCTTGCCGTGCAATTTCGAAATACTCGAACCCAGACACTATGCTGCGATCCCTGAGGCTGATGACGGGGCGCATCAGTGCGTCACCGGAACAGTCCCGCTCGCCAAACGGAAAGAAAGTAGACGGCGCCAAAATCGAAAAAATGCTGGGGGCGCTGACGCACCGCGAGCGCCAAATTGTGCGACTAGTGTGCGACGGTTTGTCGAACAAAGAGATTGCGCGCCAGCTGAACGTTTCGCGAGGCACGGTCAAAGTACACCTCCACAACATATTTCAGAAGCTTGAAATCAGTAATAGGACCGTGCTCGCCACGATCGCGTCGTTGCAACGATCCGCCGCCTTCGGCGCGCTTGCGCTCGCCCCCCTGGCGTTCGCAATTTTGAGCGACGCCAAGGCGTCGGATACGAACGACACCGATGACGACAGCACCGCCTACAAGGATATTGAGCACTGCGTATTTGAGATCTGGAAGAAGGCGATCCTCCGGCACATCATCGTTGTGGATCCTGGCGAGACAGTCGCGCTCACCCAGAGAGGGTCACCAATTAAGGTGAGCCAAGTCACGCACGCGGCGGCGAGATTGGAAGAGCTGCAAGCGGCCGAGCAGGCCGCCGTCCTCTCCAACTTCGGGAGAGGCTACGGCCCGATTGGATCCGGCACTCCCTACCTTTTCGTTTCGCCGCTGCTGCAAGCAATTAACAAGAGCCAGACCGGCAGCCCCGCGGCGCCGCAGCAGTTCCCGCCGCTTGAGTTTGCCTCCAATCTGACAAAGGGTCATGGAGGCTATGGCACCTTCATCATGACGGCCGCCGGGGTGTGGGCCTACACATTCGACAACTCCAATGCCGCAATGCAGGCGCTCGGCCCGGGCGAAACGCTGATCAACACCTTTCAGGTCGCCACCATGGATGGCACCACACAAGTGGCGACGATCACCATTCACGGGGCCAGCGATGTAGACGCCAACGATGTCGATGACCTGGCTTCGGGACAAGTTGTCCAAGACTCCCATCCGCCCCTCGCGTTTGGGACCCTTGGGCACGACAGCGTCACAGGAGAAGGAAACGCGGGCCAAATCTGTGTTGGCGCTCGTGACGACACCCCCAACGGCACCGGCGTAGTGGATGTTATCTACGGAGGCTCAGGGAACGATACCATTGAGGGTAACGGGGGCGACGACACGATCCACGGAGGATCCGGCAGCGACAACTCTACCCAGTTCGACACCATCATCGACTTCACATCGGGGACGGACAAGATCAACCTGGCGGCTCTCGGCGCGCTGGCGTTCCTGCAACTGACGTCAACAAGCACGTCCGTACCGCCGCATACCCTCGCCTGGATCTACAACCCCACGAGCAATGAAACGATCATCTACGTGAATCCGACGGATCGCAGCCTTAATATCGGCGATCCGGGCCTACTGGAAATCCACTTGCAGGGAGTTGTGTCCGTTGCAGTGTCGGATTTCGTCTACGAGCCGGAAGCGGCGGCTGTCGCGGCGGCATTGGAGGGAATCGATCCTGCGCTGCTGGTGGCGACCGCGAATGATGGGACCGTTCTGACGACGGGCAGCGCCCATGCTTCCATCGAAGCGGAGGCGAGCGAGAGCACACTCGGGACGGCTGGTGCGTGGACCATGCCTGCGGACGACGGCTTGAGGTTCCATTTCGGGCGGGATCGGATCGGTTCCATTGTCTCGACTAGGCTCACCAGCTTCAGCGACGATTCGGCTTATGCAACGGTAGAGAGCAACGAATGCACGGTTACCGTGCCACTGCACGTATCATCAATCGAGCTTGCGCATAACCAGGCGATAGTCTTGCCCGAGGAAAATCTCACTTTCAAGAAGGAACCGGTCTACGCGAACACCGGCGTTGTTACGACCGGGCACGGCAACTCGGAGCACCCTTCACACTCGGCCTCTGCAAGCGCTAAGGGGGCGGCCGAGCCGGTCGAAACTGGCGACGCACCCGGTAATAGCGCGGGCCACGGCAACGCGCAGCACGCCTCCAATTCGGCAGCTGCGAAGGCGGCCAACGAGCTGACAGAACCGGGCGTCACACCCGGCCACGGCCACTCGCACCCATCACACTCGGCCTCTGCAGGCGCTAAGGGGGCGGGCGAGCCGGTCGAAATTGGCGACGCACCCGGTAATAGCGCGGGCCACGGCAAGTCGCAGCACGCCTCGAATTCGGCAGCTGCGAAGGCGGCCAACGAGCTGACAGAACCGGGCGTCACACCCGGGCACAGCAACTCGGAGCACACTTCACACTCGACCTCTGCAAGCGCTGTGGGAGCGGCCGAGCCGATCGAAACTGGCGACACACCCGGTAATAGCGCGGCCCACGGTAAGTCGCAGCACGCCTCGAACTCGGCAGCTGCGAAGGCGTCAGCGGCCAACGAGCTGACAGAATCGGGCGTCACACCCGGCCACGGCCACTCCCACCCTTCACACTCGACCTCTGCAAGCGCTGTGGAAGCGGCTGAGCCGGTCGAAACTGGCGACGCACCCGGTAATAGCGCGGGCCACGGCAACGCGCAGCACGCCTCGAATTCGGCAGCTGCAAAGGCGTCAGCGGCCAACGAGCTGACAGAACCGGGCGTCACACCCGGCCACGGCCACTTGCACCCATCACACTCGGCGTCAGCAAGTGCTATGGCAGCGGCCGAGCCCGTCGAAACTGGCGACGCACCCGGTAATAGCGCGGGGCACGGTAAGTCGCAGCAAGCTTCGCATTCCGCCACTCCGAACGTTTTAGCGGCCGCCCAGCCGGTTGAATTTGCGTCCTTGACAGACGGCGCCGGCCACGAACCGGCATTCCATTTCAAGAACCAGGGTGCCCCTTCCACCCCCATCGAAGCCGTTGAGCTAGAACAGCTTAACGATTGGCCCGTAGGTCCCGCCGGCGACTTAGCGGCAATCCTTCAGGTTGGCCCAGCTGCTATGGAGGAACACGCGGCCAGTCACGTCAATAACGGTCAGCACCATGCAATAGGACATTTGCCGCACGAACTGCTTATTTGA
- a CDS encoding peptidase domain-containing ABC transporter: MQGLLNFSGRGFLPVIRQTEAAECGLACLAMVAFYHGRRTDMNSLRRRYAVSLKGVTLRDLMEIAAHMGLACRPLRIEVDHLCQLRLPAILHWDMDHFVVLKACKKHGIVVHDPAAGEKWFPITEASRHLTGVVLELSPSEEFCCTDQRVRLPFSAFWSGMRGNSHVLTQILVLSVVIEILILAAPFYMQLTVDEVIARGDVDLLLVLGLGFALLVLVKVASTATRSFIVLLLQNTLSFQIGARLFHHLVRLPLSFFEKRHIGDILSRFGSIEPIRNMLAEGLITGLIDGLMSVLMLALMFAYSVQLGFVVLFAFALYAALRLALFRIFRQRSEAAIHSKAQEDSNFIETVRAVQSLKLLNRENERESQWLNRYAEYVNANVRLGRARISFKAINDTIYGLENVITIYLAASLALDNLITVGMIFAFVSYKLQFAERTALLIEKLVDLRILGLHLERLADIALTPLERGHDQDLSYVRPIRGSIELRNVCFRYAEAEPLILNNVNLCVAPGQFVTIMGPSGCGKTTLVKIMLGLLEPTSGEVLIDGLPLGQIGPRVYREHIGAVMQEDQLLSGSIADNICFFETTFDQQWMIECAQIAGIHDDIMAMPMSYNSLIGDMGSSLSGGQKQRVLLARALYRRPKILFLDEGTAHLDTDKEKEINANLQHLNMTRVSIAHRPEIAHGADVIIRLPTAARPFHVGVTGRRPAAEPARDAGLTGSAAKGAKSTKVAQGHDYCSDDSRKGDHSKRAGKVDCSKDGKGEYSKHDGGWKDAKNDDCQPQKDGCDPKPSSDCGKGDTYRNPGEALAQFDFSR; this comes from the coding sequence ATGCAGGGACTGTTGAATTTCAGCGGACGCGGGTTCCTCCCGGTCATCAGACAGACAGAGGCAGCGGAATGCGGGCTGGCATGCCTTGCCATGGTAGCGTTCTATCATGGCCGTCGAACTGACATGAATAGTCTGCGGCGGCGGTACGCGGTCTCGCTGAAGGGTGTCACTCTCCGCGACCTCATGGAGATAGCGGCTCACATGGGCCTGGCATGCCGGCCGCTGCGAATCGAGGTTGACCATCTGTGCCAACTGCGTCTCCCGGCCATCCTGCACTGGGACATGGATCATTTCGTTGTCCTGAAGGCGTGCAAGAAACACGGGATCGTGGTTCACGATCCCGCCGCCGGAGAGAAATGGTTTCCCATCACCGAAGCATCGAGACATCTCACTGGAGTCGTACTCGAACTCTCACCCAGTGAAGAGTTCTGTTGCACAGACCAGAGGGTGCGACTACCGTTCTCAGCATTCTGGAGCGGAATGAGGGGAAACTCTCATGTCTTAACGCAAATATTGGTTCTCTCGGTGGTCATCGAGATCCTTATCCTCGCCGCTCCTTTCTACATGCAGCTCACGGTTGACGAGGTCATCGCCAGAGGCGACGTCGATCTTCTGCTCGTACTCGGGCTTGGATTCGCGCTACTCGTCCTGGTCAAAGTCGCGTCGACCGCGACCCGCTCGTTCATTGTTCTTCTTCTGCAGAACACGCTGAGCTTTCAGATCGGCGCCCGGCTGTTTCATCATCTGGTGCGTTTGCCTCTCTCATTTTTCGAAAAGCGGCACATCGGCGACATCCTGTCGCGCTTCGGCTCGATTGAGCCCATCCGCAACATGCTCGCGGAGGGACTCATCACGGGCTTGATCGACGGTCTCATGTCGGTGTTGATGCTGGCGTTGATGTTCGCATACAGCGTCCAGCTCGGATTCGTCGTCCTGTTCGCGTTCGCGCTGTACGCCGCTTTGCGACTAGCTCTCTTCAGGATATTCCGACAACGGAGCGAAGCGGCCATTCACAGCAAGGCACAGGAAGACTCCAACTTCATCGAAACCGTGCGGGCGGTGCAGAGCCTGAAGCTGCTCAACCGAGAGAACGAGCGGGAGAGCCAGTGGTTGAACCGCTATGCTGAGTACGTAAATGCCAACGTGCGGCTAGGCCGGGCGAGGATCAGCTTCAAAGCGATCAACGACACGATATACGGCCTGGAGAACGTAATCACAATCTATCTCGCCGCTAGCCTCGCACTAGACAATCTTATCACGGTTGGCATGATATTCGCGTTCGTCAGCTACAAGCTGCAGTTCGCCGAACGGACAGCGCTGCTAATCGAGAAACTGGTGGACCTGCGCATTCTCGGACTGCACCTGGAGCGCCTCGCCGATATTGCGCTCACCCCCCTAGAGCGGGGGCACGACCAGGATCTGTCGTATGTGCGACCGATCCGCGGCTCGATCGAACTGCGCAACGTGTGCTTCCGCTATGCAGAAGCAGAGCCTCTGATTCTTAATAACGTCAATCTGTGCGTTGCTCCGGGACAATTCGTGACGATCATGGGGCCTTCCGGCTGCGGCAAGACAACTCTAGTCAAGATTATGCTCGGGCTGCTCGAGCCAACGAGCGGGGAGGTCCTGATCGACGGCCTTCCGCTAGGCCAGATCGGACCGCGCGTTTATCGCGAACACATCGGCGCGGTGATGCAGGAGGACCAATTGCTGTCAGGATCTATTGCCGACAACATCTGCTTTTTTGAGACAACATTCGATCAGCAATGGATGATCGAGTGTGCGCAGATTGCCGGCATCCACGACGATATCATGGCAATGCCGATGAGCTACAATAGCCTCATCGGTGACATGGGAAGCTCATTATCTGGCGGGCAGAAACAGCGAGTACTGCTTGCGCGCGCGCTCTATCGCCGACCAAAGATCCTGTTTCTGGACGAGGGCACGGCACATCTGGACACCGACAAGGAAAAAGAAATCAATGCCAATCTCCAGCATTTAAATATGACACGCGTGAGTATCGCACACCGACCCGAAATCGCCCACGGAGCGGATGTGATCATCCGTCTTCCCACGGCGGCCCGGCCGTTTCATGTCGGAGTTACAGGCCGCAGACCAGCTGCGGAGCCTGCGCGCGATGCTGGTCTCACCGGGTCTGCCGCCAAAGGTGCGAAATCGACCAAAGTCGCGCAGGGCCACGACTACTGCTCCGATGACAGCCGCAAAGGCGATCATTCGAAGCGTGCCGGGAAGGTCGACTGCTCGAAAGACGGCAAGGGCGAGTACTCCAAGCACGATGGTGGCTGGAAGGACGCCAAGAACGATGACTGCCAGCCCCAGAAGGATGGTTGCGACCCCAAGCCGTCCAGCGACTGCGGCAAGGGCGACACCTACCGTAACCCGGGTGAAGCGCTGGCCCAGTTCGACTTCTCACGATGA
- a CDS encoding HlyD family efflux transporter periplasmic adaptor subunit, translated as MATPPALFRQEAIDFLHQRHSWGEVVSLQPISSMILSWTLAGLVAFILGFISIAQYARKETVTGYLTPTFGTAKILVPQQGFIKELHVKEGQEVAEGDPLLTIVTSQISANGDDVNAAVLAALARQREVIERQIVAEERRTASEHDRLASTANGIEGEIAQLEDQRNIQSERLKLSESFVSTGATLIAKGALPAVELKRREQAALEQAQNLASLDQQITVRRTQLTDARHTIEQLPTVAAERTRVLRGDLSWIEQRTAEVDGRRAYVIKAPTSGRVSTLQTTVGKVADPKHTQLEIIPLDSTLQAELFFPTRASGFVRPGQQVRILYDAFPYQKFGTYRGTVEKVSHTILTGNDATGPITLKEPAYRVTVLPERPDIDAYGRKMSLQPGMLLKADVILEQRSLMRWLLDPMLSARM; from the coding sequence ATGGCGACACCGCCAGCTCTATTTCGCCAGGAAGCAATCGACTTTCTGCATCAACGCCACAGCTGGGGCGAGGTCGTATCGCTGCAGCCGATATCGAGCATGATCCTCAGCTGGACTCTTGCGGGCCTTGTTGCTTTCATTTTGGGTTTTATCTCCATCGCTCAATACGCCCGCAAGGAAACCGTCACCGGCTATCTAACGCCGACCTTCGGAACGGCCAAAATTTTGGTGCCGCAACAGGGTTTCATCAAAGAACTCCACGTCAAGGAGGGTCAGGAGGTTGCCGAGGGCGACCCGCTCCTGACCATAGTCACTTCTCAAATCAGCGCCAACGGCGATGACGTCAATGCCGCCGTCCTCGCAGCGCTGGCGCGGCAACGCGAGGTCATCGAGCGACAGATCGTTGCGGAGGAGCGCCGGACCGCCTCGGAACACGATCGCCTCGCTTCTACGGCCAACGGGATCGAGGGGGAGATCGCCCAACTCGAGGACCAGCGCAACATCCAGAGCGAGCGGCTGAAGCTTTCCGAGAGTTTTGTGTCGACCGGGGCCACGCTAATCGCGAAGGGAGCGTTGCCAGCCGTCGAATTGAAGCGCCGCGAGCAGGCGGCGCTCGAACAAGCGCAGAACTTGGCGTCGCTCGATCAGCAGATCACTGTACGGCGCACCCAACTGACTGATGCTCGGCATACGATCGAGCAACTTCCGACCGTTGCCGCAGAACGAACTCGCGTATTGCGCGGCGATCTCTCCTGGATCGAACAGCGCACCGCCGAGGTAGACGGACGGCGGGCCTACGTTATCAAGGCGCCGACGAGTGGGCGCGTGTCCACGCTGCAGACGACCGTCGGCAAGGTCGCTGATCCAAAGCATACGCAGCTCGAAATCATTCCGCTTGATTCGACCTTGCAGGCGGAGCTGTTCTTTCCGACGCGCGCGTCCGGATTCGTGCGCCCCGGCCAGCAGGTCAGGATACTCTACGATGCCTTTCCTTATCAGAAATTCGGCACCTACCGCGGCACCGTGGAAAAAGTCTCTCACACGATCCTGACCGGCAATGATGCTACCGGGCCGATCACCCTCAAAGAGCCGGCCTACCGCGTGACTGTGCTTCCCGAGCGGCCCGACATCGATGCCTATGGGCGCAAGATGTCGCTTCAGCCAGGTATGCTGCTCAAGGCCGACGTGATCCTTGAGCAACGCTCGCTGATGCGGTGGCTGCTTGACCCGATGTTGAGCGCAAGGATGTAG